In Rosa chinensis cultivar Old Blush chromosome 1, RchiOBHm-V2, whole genome shotgun sequence, a genomic segment contains:
- the LOC112189508 gene encoding uncharacterized protein LOC112189508 isoform X1: MAGNEIEEWVPRTEEGGDEIPNYVHPELFTIKMYHGGIIRENKYVGGKISYYDNVDKDKMSLIEVDSMVRGVDPAYAGKRIDYWYSIGSEDDALTKLSTDFDAIQMCCCVPQIRLVVIYLDNLDLHGDYQSDTDDVEMFDNEPTAWGYSQVGSSGVLIEELHDSPRRKCSVKIEELPDSPKKNPEVLKGDPKLGRRVKVCVNKKKAVGIVIREVEEEVPTQASKAPVCDSKDKGKQKVDFEQEQEDYKAEIFEGLVDIDVISEDDASEDADYEPCRDDEDYANYGVDDDWLDYVECEENEETVENHEEATASVGTSAAKRKGKKKKQASVGTNVDIDENIEVEDNEPMYGAMDSDEEGIGHEANSDDEGDDMQRFPEFNPKTDMGNPQFCKGMRFASAKILRAAVREKAIKKGWEAMFVKSDRVRVRVICKAENCPFELYASKMQHEDTIMIKTYNTEHNCARVLDNSMVRTPYLTEKFIDQIKLNPDWSTDSLAQTMSAKVQARVSIQQAYRTKKAALSILERSHAEQYSRVKDYTTELKRVDPNTTVDIKCDFNNPGHQPVFKRMYVCLGALKMGFKAGCRSLIGLDGCHLKSPYGGQLLSAVGVDANNSTWVVGYAMVEQECKDSWIWFLELLANDLDIKSDGAGWTFISDKQKGLLPAFEVVLPSAEHRFCVRHLWTNFNKKFPGKALKDQLWAIAKSTTLAYFTKEMVLMNQMEPGAYNYLTKPERPAKHWSRSHFNTVLKCDILLNNLSESFNAFILPARVKPVISMFEEIRIKLMKRIHIRRDKMMKVQDPICPKPREILEKNKVKAATDCIPYGSGSPKIEVESIGGARYIVDIERRSCACRRWDLSGIPHPLHEGKT; the protein is encoded by the exons TGCATCCTGAGTTATTCACAATCAAGATGTACCATGGTGGAATTATTAGGGAGAATAAATATGTAGGAGGAAAGATCAGCTACTATGATAATGTGGACAAGGACAAGATGTCCCTAATTGAGGTGGATTCTATGGTGAGAGGGGTAGACCCTGCGTATGCTGGAAAGAGGATAGACTACTGGTATTCAATAGGGAGTGAAGATGATGCTCTGACCAAGCTTTCCACAGACTTTGATGCCATACAAATGTGTTGTTGTGTACCTCAAATCAGGTTGGTAGTTATCTACTTAGATAATTTAGATCTTCATGGTGACTACCAATCTGATACAGATGATGTAGAGATGTTTGATAATGAACCAACTGCATGGGGGTATAGTCAAGTTGGTTCATCAGGGGTGTTGATTGAAGAACTTCATGATTCACCAAGGAGGAAATGCTCTGTAAAGATCGAAGAGTTGCCAGATTCACCTAAAAAGAACCCTGAAGTTTTGAAAGGAGATCCAAAGTTAGGGAGAAGGGTTAAAGTATgtgtaaacaaaaaaaaggcaGTGGGAATTGTGATTagagaggtggaagaagagGTTCCAACTCAAGCAAGCAAGGCTCCAGTGTGTGACAGCAAAGACAAAGGTAAACAGAAAGTTGATTTTGAGCAAGAACAAGAAGATTATAAAGCTGAGATTTTTGAAGGCTTAGTAGACATAGATGTGATCAGTGAAGATGATGCTAGTGAAGATGCAGACTATGAACCATGTAGGGATGATGAAGACTATGCTAACTATGGTGTTGATGATGACTGGTTGGATTATGTGGAATGTGAAGAGAATGAAGAGACTGTTGAGAATCATGAGGAAGCTACTGCATCTGTAGGAACAAGTGCTGCAAAAAGGaagggaaagaagaaaaagcaagctAGTGTTGGAACAAATGTTGATATAGATGAGAACATAGAGGTTGAAGATAATGAGCCAATGTATGGGGCTATGGATTCTGATGAAGAGGGGATTGGACATGAAGCAAACTCAGATGATGAGGGAGATGATATGCAGAGGTTTCCAGAGTTCAACCCCAAGACAGACATGGGGAACCCTCAGTTTTGTAAGGGTATGAGGTTTGCATCTGCTAAGATACTGAGAGCTGCTGTAAGAGAAAAGGCAATAAAAAAGGGTTGGGAGGCTATGTTTGTGAAGAGTGATAGAGTAAGAGTTAGGGTGATTTGTAAAGCAGAAAACTGCCCTTTCGAGCTGTATGCCTCTAAGATGCAGCATGAAGACACTATAATGATCAAGACATACAATACTGAACACAACTGTGCAAGAGTGCTAGATAATAGCATGGTTAGGACCCCTTATCTGACTGAAAAGTTTATTGATCAGATAAAGCTCAACCCTGATTGGTCTACAG ATTCTCTAGCCCAAACTATGTCAGCAAAAGTGCAGGCAAGAGTCTCAATTCAGCAAGCATATAGAACCAAGAAGGCTGCATTGAGTATACTTGAGCGCTCACATGCAGAACAGTATTCCAGGGTCAAGGACTACACAACAGAGTTGAAGAGGGTTGATCCAAACACGACTGTGGACATTAAGTGCGACTTCAACAACCCTGGCCATCAACCAGTTTTCAAGAGGATGTATGTGTGTCTTGGTGCACTGAAGATGGGATTTAAAGCAGGTTGTAGGTCATTGATAGGACTAGATGGTTGTCATCTGAAGAGTCCTTATGGAGGCCAGCTTTTGTCAGCTGTTGGAGTGGATGCTAACAATAGTACTTGGGTAGTGGGTTATGCAATGGTGGAGCAGGAGTGTAAGGATAGTTGGATATGGTTTCTAGAGTTGTTGGCTAATGACTTGGACATTAAGAGTGATGGAGCTGGGTGGACCTTTATATCTGATAAGCAAAAGGGCCTGCTACCAGCATTTGAGGTGGTTTTGCCAAGTGCAGAGCACAGGTTCTGTGTTAGGCATTTATGGACGAATTTCAACAAGAAGTTTCCAGGGAAAGCATTGAAGGACCAACTATGGGCTATTGCTAAGTCAACCACATTGGCTTACTTTACCAAGGAAATGGTCCTAATGAACCAAATGGAGCCAGGGGCTTATAACTATCTAACAA AGCCTGAAAGACCAGCAAAGCACTGGTCTAGGTCACATTTCAACACAGTGCTTAAATGTGACATTCTGCTCAACAACCTCAGTGAAAGCTTTAATGCCTTCATACTGCCTGCAAGAGTCAAACCTGTTATCAGCATGTTTGAGGAAATAAGGATCAAGTTGATGAAGAGGATTCACATTAGGAGGGACAAGATGATGAAGGTTCAAGATCCAATCTGCCCCAAACCAAGAGAAATACTGGAGAAGAACAAAGTGAAAGCTGCCACAGACTGCATTCCATATGGTTCAGGTAGCCCAAAAATCGAAGTGGAAAGTATTGGAGGAGCTAGATATATAGTTGATATTGAGAGGAGGAGTTGTGCTTGTAGGAGATGGGATTTGAGTGGGATCCCTCATCCACTTCATGAGGGAAAAACCTGA
- the LOC112189508 gene encoding uncharacterized protein LOC112189508 isoform X2 produces the protein MYHGGIIRENKYVGGKISYYDNVDKDKMSLIEVDSMVRGVDPAYAGKRIDYWYSIGSEDDALTKLSTDFDAIQMCCCVPQIRLVVIYLDNLDLHGDYQSDTDDVEMFDNEPTAWGYSQVGSSGVLIEELHDSPRRKCSVKIEELPDSPKKNPEVLKGDPKLGRRVKVCVNKKKAVGIVIREVEEEVPTQASKAPVCDSKDKGKQKVDFEQEQEDYKAEIFEGLVDIDVISEDDASEDADYEPCRDDEDYANYGVDDDWLDYVECEENEETVENHEEATASVGTSAAKRKGKKKKQASVGTNVDIDENIEVEDNEPMYGAMDSDEEGIGHEANSDDEGDDMQRFPEFNPKTDMGNPQFCKGMRFASAKILRAAVREKAIKKGWEAMFVKSDRVRVRVICKAENCPFELYASKMQHEDTIMIKTYNTEHNCARVLDNSMVRTPYLTEKFIDQIKLNPDWSTDSLAQTMSAKVQARVSIQQAYRTKKAALSILERSHAEQYSRVKDYTTELKRVDPNTTVDIKCDFNNPGHQPVFKRMYVCLGALKMGFKAGCRSLIGLDGCHLKSPYGGQLLSAVGVDANNSTWVVGYAMVEQECKDSWIWFLELLANDLDIKSDGAGWTFISDKQKGLLPAFEVVLPSAEHRFCVRHLWTNFNKKFPGKALKDQLWAIAKSTTLAYFTKEMVLMNQMEPGAYNYLTKPERPAKHWSRSHFNTVLKCDILLNNLSESFNAFILPARVKPVISMFEEIRIKLMKRIHIRRDKMMKVQDPICPKPREILEKNKVKAATDCIPYGSGSPKIEVESIGGARYIVDIERRSCACRRWDLSGIPHPLHEGKT, from the exons ATGTACCATGGTGGAATTATTAGGGAGAATAAATATGTAGGAGGAAAGATCAGCTACTATGATAATGTGGACAAGGACAAGATGTCCCTAATTGAGGTGGATTCTATGGTGAGAGGGGTAGACCCTGCGTATGCTGGAAAGAGGATAGACTACTGGTATTCAATAGGGAGTGAAGATGATGCTCTGACCAAGCTTTCCACAGACTTTGATGCCATACAAATGTGTTGTTGTGTACCTCAAATCAGGTTGGTAGTTATCTACTTAGATAATTTAGATCTTCATGGTGACTACCAATCTGATACAGATGATGTAGAGATGTTTGATAATGAACCAACTGCATGGGGGTATAGTCAAGTTGGTTCATCAGGGGTGTTGATTGAAGAACTTCATGATTCACCAAGGAGGAAATGCTCTGTAAAGATCGAAGAGTTGCCAGATTCACCTAAAAAGAACCCTGAAGTTTTGAAAGGAGATCCAAAGTTAGGGAGAAGGGTTAAAGTATgtgtaaacaaaaaaaaggcaGTGGGAATTGTGATTagagaggtggaagaagagGTTCCAACTCAAGCAAGCAAGGCTCCAGTGTGTGACAGCAAAGACAAAGGTAAACAGAAAGTTGATTTTGAGCAAGAACAAGAAGATTATAAAGCTGAGATTTTTGAAGGCTTAGTAGACATAGATGTGATCAGTGAAGATGATGCTAGTGAAGATGCAGACTATGAACCATGTAGGGATGATGAAGACTATGCTAACTATGGTGTTGATGATGACTGGTTGGATTATGTGGAATGTGAAGAGAATGAAGAGACTGTTGAGAATCATGAGGAAGCTACTGCATCTGTAGGAACAAGTGCTGCAAAAAGGaagggaaagaagaaaaagcaagctAGTGTTGGAACAAATGTTGATATAGATGAGAACATAGAGGTTGAAGATAATGAGCCAATGTATGGGGCTATGGATTCTGATGAAGAGGGGATTGGACATGAAGCAAACTCAGATGATGAGGGAGATGATATGCAGAGGTTTCCAGAGTTCAACCCCAAGACAGACATGGGGAACCCTCAGTTTTGTAAGGGTATGAGGTTTGCATCTGCTAAGATACTGAGAGCTGCTGTAAGAGAAAAGGCAATAAAAAAGGGTTGGGAGGCTATGTTTGTGAAGAGTGATAGAGTAAGAGTTAGGGTGATTTGTAAAGCAGAAAACTGCCCTTTCGAGCTGTATGCCTCTAAGATGCAGCATGAAGACACTATAATGATCAAGACATACAATACTGAACACAACTGTGCAAGAGTGCTAGATAATAGCATGGTTAGGACCCCTTATCTGACTGAAAAGTTTATTGATCAGATAAAGCTCAACCCTGATTGGTCTACAG ATTCTCTAGCCCAAACTATGTCAGCAAAAGTGCAGGCAAGAGTCTCAATTCAGCAAGCATATAGAACCAAGAAGGCTGCATTGAGTATACTTGAGCGCTCACATGCAGAACAGTATTCCAGGGTCAAGGACTACACAACAGAGTTGAAGAGGGTTGATCCAAACACGACTGTGGACATTAAGTGCGACTTCAACAACCCTGGCCATCAACCAGTTTTCAAGAGGATGTATGTGTGTCTTGGTGCACTGAAGATGGGATTTAAAGCAGGTTGTAGGTCATTGATAGGACTAGATGGTTGTCATCTGAAGAGTCCTTATGGAGGCCAGCTTTTGTCAGCTGTTGGAGTGGATGCTAACAATAGTACTTGGGTAGTGGGTTATGCAATGGTGGAGCAGGAGTGTAAGGATAGTTGGATATGGTTTCTAGAGTTGTTGGCTAATGACTTGGACATTAAGAGTGATGGAGCTGGGTGGACCTTTATATCTGATAAGCAAAAGGGCCTGCTACCAGCATTTGAGGTGGTTTTGCCAAGTGCAGAGCACAGGTTCTGTGTTAGGCATTTATGGACGAATTTCAACAAGAAGTTTCCAGGGAAAGCATTGAAGGACCAACTATGGGCTATTGCTAAGTCAACCACATTGGCTTACTTTACCAAGGAAATGGTCCTAATGAACCAAATGGAGCCAGGGGCTTATAACTATCTAACAA AGCCTGAAAGACCAGCAAAGCACTGGTCTAGGTCACATTTCAACACAGTGCTTAAATGTGACATTCTGCTCAACAACCTCAGTGAAAGCTTTAATGCCTTCATACTGCCTGCAAGAGTCAAACCTGTTATCAGCATGTTTGAGGAAATAAGGATCAAGTTGATGAAGAGGATTCACATTAGGAGGGACAAGATGATGAAGGTTCAAGATCCAATCTGCCCCAAACCAAGAGAAATACTGGAGAAGAACAAAGTGAAAGCTGCCACAGACTGCATTCCATATGGTTCAGGTAGCCCAAAAATCGAAGTGGAAAGTATTGGAGGAGCTAGATATATAGTTGATATTGAGAGGAGGAGTTGTGCTTGTAGGAGATGGGATTTGAGTGGGATCCCTCATCCACTTCATGAGGGAAAAACCTGA
- the LOC121051826 gene encoding delta-1-pyrroline-5-carboxylate synthase-like isoform X2, protein MAFIPDIGSSSLASQRASCSSADLQKPAKLDGKACAAVGQPDLMALFKSVFSEDVTQAQCLVTESDFRGKDFQRQLKETVDHLLSLKTIPIFNENDADSSGIFWDNDSLAAILAKELKADLLILMSDVEGLYSGPPK, encoded by the exons ATGGCCTTCATCCCAGACATAGGGAGTTCTTCATTGGCTTCACAAAGGGCCAG TTGCAGCTCTGCTGATCTGCAAAAGCCAGCTAAACTGGATGGGAAGGCATGTGCAGCTGTTGGACAGCCTGATCTGATGGCTCTCTTTAAGTCCGTGTTTAGTGAG GATGTGACACAAGCTCAGTGTCTTGTCACAGAAAGTGACTTTAGGGGTAAAGATTTTCAAAGGCAGCTGAAAGAAACGGTCGATCACTTGCTGTCTTTAAAGACTATACCTATATTCAATGAAAATGATGCA GATTCTTCTGGTATATTTTGGGACAATGACAGTTTGGCAGCTATACTAGCTAAGGAGCTAAAGGCTGATCTTCTTATCCTTATGAGTGATGTGGAGGGTCTCTACAGTGGGCCTCCCAAGTGA
- the LOC121051826 gene encoding delta-1-pyrroline-5-carboxylate synthase-like isoform X3, translated as MAFIPDIGSSSLASQRASCSSADLQKPAKLDGKACAAVGQPDLMALFKSVFSEDVTQAQCLVTESDFRGKDFQRQLKETVDHLLSLKTIPIFNENDAVSTRTYLCEAYTTLLYMNQKLIMKLWLVW; from the exons ATGGCCTTCATCCCAGACATAGGGAGTTCTTCATTGGCTTCACAAAGGGCCAG TTGCAGCTCTGCTGATCTGCAAAAGCCAGCTAAACTGGATGGGAAGGCATGTGCAGCTGTTGGACAGCCTGATCTGATGGCTCTCTTTAAGTCCGTGTTTAGTGAG GATGTGACACAAGCTCAGTGTCTTGTCACAGAAAGTGACTTTAGGGGTAAAGATTTTCAAAGGCAGCTGAAAGAAACGGTCGATCACTTGCTGTCTTTAAAGACTATACCTATATTCAATGAAAATGATGCAGTTAGTACCAGAACATATTTATGTGAGGCATATACCACTCTTCTATACATGAATCAGAAATTGATTATGAAGCTCTGGCTAGTCTGGTGA
- the LOC112189508 gene encoding uncharacterized protein LOC112189508 isoform X3, with amino-acid sequence MAGNEIEEWVPRTEEGGDEIPNYVHPELFTIKMYHGGIIRENKYVGGKISYYDNVDKDKMSLIEVDSMVRGVDPAYAGKRIDYWYSIGSEDDALTKLSTDFDAIQMCCCVPQIRLVVIYLDNLDLHGDYQSDTDDVEMFDNEPTAWGYSQVGSSGVLIEELHDSPRRKCSVKIEELPDSPKKNPEVLKGDPKLGRRVKVCVNKKKAVGIVIREVEEEVPTQASKAPVCDSKDKGKQKVDFEQEQEDYKAEIFEGLVDIDVISEDDASEDADYEPCRDDEDYANYGVDDDWLDYVECEENEETVENHEEATASVGTSAAKRKGKKKKQASVGTNVDIDENIEVEDNEPMYGAMDSDEEGIGHEANSDDEGDDMQRFPEFNPKTDMGNPQFCKGMRFASAKILRAAVREKAIKKGWEAMFVKSDRVRVRVICKAENCPFELYASKMQHEDTIMIKTYNTEHNCARVLDNSMVRTPYLTEKFIDQIKLNPDWSTDSLAQTMSAKVQARVSIQQAYRTKKAALSILERSHAEQYSRVKDYTTELKRVDPNTTVDIKCDFNNPGHQPVFKRMYVCLGALKMGFKAGCRSLIGLDGCHLKSPYGGQLLSAVGVDANNSTWVVGYAMVEQECKDSWIWFLELLANDLDIKSDGAGWTFISDKQKGLLPAFEVVLPSAEHRFCVRHLWTNFNKKFPGKALKDQLWAIAKSTTLAYFTKEMVLMNQMEPGAYNYLTSLA; translated from the exons TGCATCCTGAGTTATTCACAATCAAGATGTACCATGGTGGAATTATTAGGGAGAATAAATATGTAGGAGGAAAGATCAGCTACTATGATAATGTGGACAAGGACAAGATGTCCCTAATTGAGGTGGATTCTATGGTGAGAGGGGTAGACCCTGCGTATGCTGGAAAGAGGATAGACTACTGGTATTCAATAGGGAGTGAAGATGATGCTCTGACCAAGCTTTCCACAGACTTTGATGCCATACAAATGTGTTGTTGTGTACCTCAAATCAGGTTGGTAGTTATCTACTTAGATAATTTAGATCTTCATGGTGACTACCAATCTGATACAGATGATGTAGAGATGTTTGATAATGAACCAACTGCATGGGGGTATAGTCAAGTTGGTTCATCAGGGGTGTTGATTGAAGAACTTCATGATTCACCAAGGAGGAAATGCTCTGTAAAGATCGAAGAGTTGCCAGATTCACCTAAAAAGAACCCTGAAGTTTTGAAAGGAGATCCAAAGTTAGGGAGAAGGGTTAAAGTATgtgtaaacaaaaaaaaggcaGTGGGAATTGTGATTagagaggtggaagaagagGTTCCAACTCAAGCAAGCAAGGCTCCAGTGTGTGACAGCAAAGACAAAGGTAAACAGAAAGTTGATTTTGAGCAAGAACAAGAAGATTATAAAGCTGAGATTTTTGAAGGCTTAGTAGACATAGATGTGATCAGTGAAGATGATGCTAGTGAAGATGCAGACTATGAACCATGTAGGGATGATGAAGACTATGCTAACTATGGTGTTGATGATGACTGGTTGGATTATGTGGAATGTGAAGAGAATGAAGAGACTGTTGAGAATCATGAGGAAGCTACTGCATCTGTAGGAACAAGTGCTGCAAAAAGGaagggaaagaagaaaaagcaagctAGTGTTGGAACAAATGTTGATATAGATGAGAACATAGAGGTTGAAGATAATGAGCCAATGTATGGGGCTATGGATTCTGATGAAGAGGGGATTGGACATGAAGCAAACTCAGATGATGAGGGAGATGATATGCAGAGGTTTCCAGAGTTCAACCCCAAGACAGACATGGGGAACCCTCAGTTTTGTAAGGGTATGAGGTTTGCATCTGCTAAGATACTGAGAGCTGCTGTAAGAGAAAAGGCAATAAAAAAGGGTTGGGAGGCTATGTTTGTGAAGAGTGATAGAGTAAGAGTTAGGGTGATTTGTAAAGCAGAAAACTGCCCTTTCGAGCTGTATGCCTCTAAGATGCAGCATGAAGACACTATAATGATCAAGACATACAATACTGAACACAACTGTGCAAGAGTGCTAGATAATAGCATGGTTAGGACCCCTTATCTGACTGAAAAGTTTATTGATCAGATAAAGCTCAACCCTGATTGGTCTACAG ATTCTCTAGCCCAAACTATGTCAGCAAAAGTGCAGGCAAGAGTCTCAATTCAGCAAGCATATAGAACCAAGAAGGCTGCATTGAGTATACTTGAGCGCTCACATGCAGAACAGTATTCCAGGGTCAAGGACTACACAACAGAGTTGAAGAGGGTTGATCCAAACACGACTGTGGACATTAAGTGCGACTTCAACAACCCTGGCCATCAACCAGTTTTCAAGAGGATGTATGTGTGTCTTGGTGCACTGAAGATGGGATTTAAAGCAGGTTGTAGGTCATTGATAGGACTAGATGGTTGTCATCTGAAGAGTCCTTATGGAGGCCAGCTTTTGTCAGCTGTTGGAGTGGATGCTAACAATAGTACTTGGGTAGTGGGTTATGCAATGGTGGAGCAGGAGTGTAAGGATAGTTGGATATGGTTTCTAGAGTTGTTGGCTAATGACTTGGACATTAAGAGTGATGGAGCTGGGTGGACCTTTATATCTGATAAGCAAAAGGGCCTGCTACCAGCATTTGAGGTGGTTTTGCCAAGTGCAGAGCACAGGTTCTGTGTTAGGCATTTATGGACGAATTTCAACAAGAAGTTTCCAGGGAAAGCATTGAAGGACCAACTATGGGCTATTGCTAAGTCAACCACATTGGCTTACTTTACCAAGGAAATGGTCCTAATGAACCAAATGGAGCCAGGGGCTTATAACTATCTAACAAGTTT AGCCTGA
- the LOC121051826 gene encoding delta-1-pyrroline-5-carboxylate synthase-like isoform X1: protein MAFIPDIGSSSLASQRASCSSADLQKPAKLDGKACAAVGQPDLMALFKSVFSEDVTQAQCLVTESDFRGKDFQRQLKETVDHLLSLKTIPIFNENDAVSTRTYLCEAYTTLLYMNQKLIMKLWLVWILLVYFGTMTVWQLY, encoded by the exons ATGGCCTTCATCCCAGACATAGGGAGTTCTTCATTGGCTTCACAAAGGGCCAG TTGCAGCTCTGCTGATCTGCAAAAGCCAGCTAAACTGGATGGGAAGGCATGTGCAGCTGTTGGACAGCCTGATCTGATGGCTCTCTTTAAGTCCGTGTTTAGTGAG GATGTGACACAAGCTCAGTGTCTTGTCACAGAAAGTGACTTTAGGGGTAAAGATTTTCAAAGGCAGCTGAAAGAAACGGTCGATCACTTGCTGTCTTTAAAGACTATACCTATATTCAATGAAAATGATGCAGTTAGTACCAGAACATATTTATGTGAGGCATATACCACTCTTCTATACATGAATCAGAAATTGATTATGAAGCTCTGGCTAGTCTG GATTCTTCTGGTATATTTTGGGACAATGACAGTTTGGCAGCTATACTAG
- the LOC112189518 gene encoding (13S,14R)-1,13-dihydroxy-N-methylcanadine 13-O-acetyltransferase AT1-like, producing the protein MAASRALSSALAGTSPKLSIVAHVVNLRPRMNPQMLLDNTIGNIILLAPVVLEILEETATNSSDHELCDLVNLLHKSLNQYNSEYLDTLKGKEGFGAICDYLDFMEEGTFIKPPPEIYTFTSWTRILNKLDFGWGKPFQIGVIGKVGPVFGNLTIFVALQCDQQIEAWVTLEEKQMAMLEKDAQFLAFASPNP; encoded by the coding sequence CACTTGCAGGTACTTCTCCAAAACTCTCCATAGTAGCGCATGTAGTAAACTTGAGGCCACGAATGAACCCGCAAATGTTGTTGGATAATACCATTGGGAATATCATTTTGTTGGCTCCTGTCGTATTAGAAATTTTGGAAGAGACAGCAACAAATAGTAGTGATCATGAACTGTGTGACTTGGTGAACTTGCTTCATAAATCCCTCAACCAATATAACAGTGAGTACCTGGACACTCTGAAGGGTAAAGAAGGATTTGGAGCCATTTGTGACTATCTAGATTTCATGGAGGAAGGGACTTTTATAAAACCACCACCAGAGATTTATACATTCACGAGCTGGACTAGAATTCTTAACAAACTAGATTTTGGATGGGGAAAGCCATTTCAGATTGGAGTCATCGGAAAAGTTGGACCTGTATTTGGAAATCTAACTATATTCGTTGCATTACAATGCGATCAACAAATTGAAGCGTGGGTGACTTTGGAGGAAAAGCAAATGGCTATGCTAGAAAAAGATGCTCAATTTCTAGCATTTGCATCTCCAAATCCCTAA